In a genomic window of Streptomyces sp. BHT-5-2:
- a CDS encoding NAD(P)/FAD-dependent oxidoreductase: MSEAGSGARRAAENDVVRHEASVSASESVYDVVVVGAGAAGLNAALVLGRSRRRVAVVDAGQPRNAPAGHMQGFLSRDGMPPAALLAVGRAEVARYGVELIEGRVDRIAHGFFVHLDGGPVLRARRILVATGLRDELPEIPGVRERWGKDLLHCPYCHGYEVRDRPIGVLGTHPNAVAHALLLRQWSDDVFFFPHTLDVADEERRRLTGYGVHIADGVIKQLVVDEDRLRGVELAEGRVVPRSAVFLFPRMVPHDALLTDLGCEEGEEGRVATDGTGRTSVFGVWAAGNVTDPRAQVVTAAGNGSAAAIAINHDLVQEDVQRAEDVQRVLEDQPV, translated from the coding sequence ATGAGCGAGGCGGGGAGCGGCGCACGGCGGGCCGCGGAGAACGACGTGGTGCGGCATGAGGCGAGTGTGAGCGCGAGCGAGTCGGTGTACGACGTGGTGGTGGTCGGTGCCGGAGCTGCCGGGCTGAACGCGGCGCTGGTGCTGGGCCGGTCCCGCCGCCGGGTGGCGGTGGTGGACGCCGGGCAGCCGCGCAACGCCCCTGCCGGTCACATGCAGGGCTTTCTGTCCCGGGACGGCATGCCGCCGGCGGCGCTGCTGGCGGTGGGCCGGGCCGAGGTGGCTCGGTACGGGGTGGAGCTGATCGAGGGCCGGGTGGACCGTATCGCCCACGGCTTCTTCGTCCACCTGGACGGCGGCCCGGTCCTCAGGGCCCGCCGGATCCTGGTGGCCACCGGATTGCGCGACGAACTGCCCGAGATTCCCGGCGTACGCGAACGCTGGGGCAAGGATCTGCTGCATTGCCCGTACTGCCACGGCTACGAGGTCCGCGACCGGCCCATCGGTGTGCTCGGCACCCACCCGAACGCCGTGGCGCACGCACTGCTGCTACGGCAGTGGTCCGATGACGTCTTCTTCTTCCCCCACACCCTGGACGTCGCCGACGAGGAACGGCGTCGGCTGACCGGCTACGGCGTGCACATCGCCGACGGCGTGATCAAACAACTCGTGGTGGACGAAGACCGGCTGCGCGGCGTCGAGTTGGCGGAGGGCCGTGTCGTGCCCCGAAGTGCGGTGTTCCTCTTCCCTCGCATGGTGCCCCACGACGCCCTGCTCACCGACCTCGGGTGCGAGGAGGGCGAGGAAGGCCGGGTGGCCACCGACGGCACGGGCCGCACCAGTGTTTTCGGGGTCTGGGCGGCCGGCAATGTCACCGACCCCCGCGCCCAGGTGGTCACCGCGGCCGGGAACGGATCGGCCGCCGCCATCGCCATCAACCACGACCTGGTTCAGGAGGATGTCCAACGGGCGGAGGACGTCCAACGGGTCCTCGAAGACCAGCCTGTGTGA
- a CDS encoding TIGR02680 family protein, with translation MSVTELPLPRTPEEPTGVPRSPGDAADVARSRWQPHRAGILNVWRYYDETFAFHRGRLLLRGQNGSGKSKALELLLPYLFDASLRPNRLSTFGGSERTMHWNLLGEGATGKTRVGYVWMEFRRLGEDGTERWFGCGARLQASVHTSGVHADYFTTTGRIAHPDGLSLTNESGQPLTRAALAEAVRDHGAVHASAADYRTAVRRGLFVGMGEQRYESLLTALLQLRQPKLSERLDPSLLSTLLSRALPPLGEGEVAELAEGFERLDRQREHLKQLDEEVAAAETVAARQRAYARRVLRAGSAALISATTEMDNLTRVARHSAQEHEQALEGRESARLQREEQERRGHALEETIEGLRESDAYRQGEELDRLRRRTEDAAATAQRLGAAAGTARERAEDDRRRTDEAVRRARTLDDHAHQAAEEAHRSARTAGLESVHHEAKALLDEVRAPAAGATSATDAGTAENTPPDGTTAEDRARRVRQLLRGAVTARRTQIALVAEAMDAHERAVRDRGAAEETLEQTRTRLAEAAGRRDEAAHAWDDALTALAGRLRLWAEGCTELRIADPEGLLAEAASEPRVTAQVEAAARTVEREIAEGEAAVRAARRALLDERNGLVEEVERLSRETDLPPSPPPTRTTDRSTMPGAPLWRLIAFREDVPVAVQAGVEAALEASGLLDAWVGPDESVTLSGHDTRAEAALAVSAPGASLLEVLRPEEDLPVPAETVTRLLAGIAYGTSLPGGHPAAVSAAGAWRLAPATGSWSKPEPAHIGALARQRARQRRIGELTDRISRTNASLAVLDDELRALATRRARLDADLSARPDHRELDARRRDRDRAEERVAARDDAVRDAAVRLEERENGVAATLRRLSRQSAEHGLPTDRGRLRELSTAVDAFRDTADTWADARLNAVAAAGGARQLATQAARSDQTARERSEEAAAAQAEAEGLRARLTAVESTVGEDYRQVVARVAEARNALRRCREEARHTSDHLLRLERRIGELRATSERDAEHREQAVTTRDGAAHRFRHLCLAGLAEDAGSTLELRAEDGAKATLEAARATAAKWPDIPHAPRNLGDAATRLSEAVHQARRHLGARTDLDLEADEDVQLFTASLDGVRVGAAGLLDTLTQERDRSRDDITAAERRLFDQILTGDIRRHLAARIRQAGELVDRMNGHLENVRTASNVAVQLVWQIRPDLPDGTRTARELLLKDPGRVTEGDREALHAFFRSRIEEAKGSDTAASWEEQLGEVLDYTAWHQFTVRLDRANGTGWQPLTKKLHGALSGGEKAIALHLPLFAAVSAHYEAVPEAPRLILLDEVFVGVDTVNRGQVFALLTALDLDLMLTSDHEWCTYGELPGIAVHQLLTGADDDAVTSARFVWNGTDLETHQDAPTPREQTRAQPREQPREQSRGQQPATTADEPYTPSDARTEPAP, from the coding sequence GTGAGCGTGACGGAACTTCCACTGCCACGGACACCGGAGGAGCCCACCGGTGTCCCCCGGTCGCCCGGGGACGCGGCGGACGTGGCCCGGAGCCGCTGGCAGCCGCACCGCGCCGGCATTCTCAACGTCTGGCGCTACTACGACGAGACCTTCGCCTTCCACCGGGGGCGGCTGCTGCTCCGCGGCCAGAACGGCTCCGGCAAGTCCAAGGCCCTGGAGCTGCTGCTGCCCTACCTCTTCGACGCCAGTCTGCGCCCCAACCGGCTGTCCACCTTCGGTGGTTCGGAGCGCACCATGCACTGGAACCTCCTCGGCGAGGGCGCCACCGGCAAGACCCGCGTCGGCTACGTGTGGATGGAGTTCCGCCGCCTCGGCGAGGACGGCACGGAGCGGTGGTTCGGCTGCGGGGCGCGGTTGCAGGCGAGCGTGCACACCAGCGGCGTGCACGCCGACTACTTCACCACCACGGGCCGGATCGCCCACCCCGACGGCCTGTCCCTCACCAACGAGTCCGGCCAGCCGCTGACCCGGGCCGCCCTCGCCGAGGCCGTGCGCGACCACGGCGCGGTGCACGCCTCGGCCGCCGACTACCGCACCGCGGTACGACGAGGGCTCTTCGTGGGCATGGGCGAGCAGCGCTACGAGTCACTGCTGACCGCCCTGCTCCAGCTGCGCCAGCCCAAACTGTCCGAGCGGCTCGACCCGTCACTGCTGTCCACCCTGCTCTCCCGCGCCCTGCCTCCGCTGGGCGAGGGCGAGGTCGCCGAGCTCGCCGAGGGCTTCGAACGGCTCGACCGCCAGCGCGAACACCTCAAGCAGCTCGACGAGGAAGTGGCGGCGGCCGAGACCGTCGCGGCCCGCCAGCGCGCCTACGCCCGACGGGTACTGCGTGCCGGTTCCGCCGCGCTGATCTCGGCGACCACCGAGATGGACAACCTCACCCGTGTCGCCCGCCACAGCGCCCAGGAACACGAACAGGCCCTGGAAGGACGCGAGTCAGCCCGGCTGCAACGGGAGGAACAGGAGCGGCGCGGGCACGCCCTGGAGGAGACCATCGAGGGCCTGCGGGAGAGCGACGCGTACCGCCAGGGCGAGGAACTGGACCGGCTCCGGCGCCGTACGGAGGACGCGGCCGCCACCGCCCAGCGACTGGGTGCCGCCGCGGGGACCGCGCGCGAACGGGCGGAAGACGACCGGCGGCGCACCGACGAGGCGGTGCGCCGCGCCCGCACACTCGACGACCACGCCCACCAGGCCGCCGAGGAGGCCCACCGGTCCGCCCGGACGGCGGGCCTGGAGTCCGTCCACCACGAGGCGAAGGCCCTCCTCGACGAGGTCCGCGCGCCCGCCGCCGGCGCGACGTCGGCGACGGACGCCGGCACGGCGGAGAACACACCACCCGACGGAACGACGGCCGAGGACCGGGCCCGACGGGTCCGGCAGCTGCTCCGGGGCGCGGTCACCGCCCGGCGCACGCAGATCGCCCTCGTCGCCGAGGCCATGGACGCGCACGAGCGGGCGGTGCGCGACCGCGGCGCCGCCGAGGAGACGCTGGAACAGACCCGCACCCGGCTGGCCGAGGCCGCCGGCCGGCGGGACGAAGCAGCCCACGCCTGGGACGACGCACTCACCGCACTGGCGGGGCGGCTGCGCCTCTGGGCCGAGGGCTGTACGGAACTCCGGATCGCCGACCCTGAGGGGCTGCTGGCCGAGGCGGCCTCCGAGCCCCGGGTGACGGCCCAAGTGGAGGCCGCCGCGCGCACGGTGGAGCGAGAGATCGCCGAGGGCGAGGCCGCGGTCCGGGCCGCACGCCGGGCCCTGCTGGACGAGCGCAACGGCCTGGTCGAGGAGGTGGAGCGGTTGAGCCGGGAGACCGACCTGCCGCCCTCGCCCCCGCCCACCCGCACCACGGACAGATCGACGATGCCCGGCGCCCCGCTGTGGCGGCTGATCGCCTTCCGCGAGGACGTCCCCGTCGCCGTCCAGGCCGGAGTGGAGGCCGCCTTGGAGGCGTCGGGTCTGCTGGACGCCTGGGTCGGCCCTGACGAGAGCGTCACGCTGTCCGGCCACGACACCCGGGCCGAGGCGGCCCTGGCCGTGTCCGCCCCGGGCGCCAGCCTGCTGGAGGTGCTGCGCCCGGAGGAGGACCTCCCGGTCCCGGCCGAGACCGTCACCCGCCTCCTGGCCGGCATCGCATACGGCACGAGCCTGCCCGGCGGCCATCCGGCGGCCGTTTCCGCAGCGGGCGCCTGGCGCCTCGCGCCCGCGACGGGCAGCTGGAGCAAACCGGAGCCCGCCCACATCGGCGCCCTCGCCCGTCAGCGGGCCAGGCAGCGCCGGATCGGCGAACTGACCGACCGGATCAGCCGGACGAACGCCTCACTGGCCGTGCTCGACGACGAGCTGCGCGCCCTGGCAACCCGCCGTGCCCGGCTCGACGCCGACCTGTCGGCCCGCCCCGACCACCGGGAACTCGACGCCCGGCGCCGTGACCGGGACCGCGCCGAGGAACGAGTGGCCGCCCGGGACGACGCCGTCCGCGACGCCGCGGTACGCCTCGAAGAGCGCGAGAACGGCGTGGCGGCCACCCTGCGCAGGCTCAGCCGGCAGTCGGCGGAGCACGGCCTGCCCACCGACCGCGGCCGCCTGCGCGAACTGTCCACCGCCGTGGACGCGTTCCGGGACACCGCCGACACCTGGGCGGACGCCCGCCTGAACGCCGTCGCGGCGGCCGGCGGCGCCAGGCAGCTGGCCACGCAGGCGGCACGATCGGATCAGACCGCCCGCGAACGATCCGAGGAAGCGGCGGCCGCACAGGCCGAGGCCGAGGGGTTGCGGGCACGCCTGACGGCGGTGGAGTCCACCGTCGGCGAGGACTATCGCCAGGTCGTCGCGCGCGTCGCCGAGGCGCGGAACGCACTGCGCCGCTGCCGCGAGGAAGCCCGGCACACGAGCGACCACCTGCTCCGGTTGGAGCGGCGGATCGGGGAACTGCGAGCCACCAGCGAACGGGACGCCGAGCACCGGGAACAGGCCGTCACCACCCGGGACGGCGCGGCACACCGCTTCCGCCACCTGTGCCTGGCCGGCCTGGCCGAGGACGCCGGCAGCACGCTGGAACTCCGCGCCGAGGACGGGGCCAAGGCCACCCTGGAGGCCGCCCGAGCGACAGCGGCGAAGTGGCCGGACATCCCACACGCGCCACGCAACCTCGGCGACGCCGCCACCCGCCTGTCCGAGGCCGTCCACCAGGCCCGTCGGCATCTCGGCGCCCGCACCGACCTGGACCTGGAGGCCGACGAGGACGTCCAGCTCTTCACCGCCAGCCTGGACGGCGTACGCGTCGGGGCGGCGGGCCTGCTCGACACGCTGACGCAGGAGCGCGACCGCAGCCGCGACGACATCACCGCCGCGGAACGCCGCCTGTTCGACCAGATCCTCACCGGCGACATCCGCCGCCATCTCGCGGCCCGCATCCGCCAGGCCGGCGAACTCGTCGACCGGATGAACGGCCACCTGGAAAACGTCCGCACCGCCTCCAACGTCGCCGTCCAGCTCGTGTGGCAGATCCGTCCGGACCTCCCCGACGGCACCCGCACCGCCCGCGAACTGCTGCTCAAGGACCCGGGTCGGGTCACCGAGGGCGACCGGGAGGCGCTGCACGCCTTCTTCCGCTCCCGCATCGAGGAGGCCAAAGGCAGTGACACGGCGGCGAGTTGGGAAGAGCAGCTCGGCGAGGTCCTCGACTACACCGCCTGGCACCAGTTCACCGTCCGCCTCGACCGCGCGAACGGGACCGGCTGGCAACCGCTCACCAAGAAGCTGCACGGCGCGCTCTCCGGCGGGGAGAAGGCCATCGCCCTCCACCTTCCGCTGTTCGCCGCCGTCTCCGCCCACTACGAGGCCGTGCCCGAGGCACCCCGGCTGATCCTGCTGGACGAGGTCTTCGTCGGCGTCGACACCGTCAACCGCGGACAGGTCTTCGCCCTGCTCACCGCGCTCGACCTGGACCTCATGCTGACCTCCGACCACGAGTGGTGCACCTATGGGGAGTTGCCCGGCATCGCCGTCCACCAGCTCCTCACCGGCGCCGACGACGACGCGGTCACCAGCGCCCGCTTCGTGTGGAACGGTACGGACCTGGAGACGCACCAGGACGCACCGACGCCCCGGGAACAGACACGGGCACAGCCCCGGGAACAGCCACGGGAACAGTCGCGGGGACAACAGCCCGCCACCACGGCCGACGAGCCGTACACGCCGTCGGACGCGAGGACGGAGCCGGCACCATGA
- a CDS encoding TIGR02678 family protein — translation MSTLANQLAAAEREEVARDIRLLLGRPLLTEAADPPGFDLVRRRREPLAKWFDYTCGWSLVVEPRRGYARLAKVRADVDASRPARRARSGRAPFDRRRYVLLCVTAAELLSMPMTTIGLLADRVVQATASDQALPAFDPVHRPERMAFVDVLKLLEAYGVLRAVDGATEAYVASAEAKVLYRVDTTLLMRLPTAPVGASRLAVPPDEVPLRFAELLAGLVRERRYGAAPEAAGGGEREEARSEPAAASDTQRNLWLRHSVLRRLFDDPVLYRADLTEEELAYVTSLTGRQILRRSVEQAGFVLEERAEGFLLVDPDALATDHRFPDDASTARVAALLLLEPVCSSPGGMLPEQFAEAGADLLRRFPRWAKAYQSADGAVRLVEDAVRVLCDVGLVRRAGGRVVARPAAYRYRLAGTTSTEADDRQSRRHRNSPGTGTNPPATTSTTPAFDGPDEGDQQ, via the coding sequence ATGAGCACGCTCGCCAATCAACTGGCCGCCGCCGAGCGGGAAGAGGTCGCCCGGGACATCCGCCTGCTGCTGGGCCGCCCGCTGCTCACCGAGGCCGCCGACCCGCCCGGTTTTGATCTGGTGCGGCGCCGGCGCGAGCCGCTTGCCAAGTGGTTCGACTACACCTGTGGCTGGAGCCTGGTCGTGGAGCCCCGCCGCGGGTACGCGCGGCTGGCCAAGGTCCGCGCCGATGTCGACGCCTCCCGCCCGGCTCGCAGGGCGCGGTCGGGCCGGGCGCCGTTCGACCGCCGGCGCTATGTGCTGCTGTGCGTGACCGCCGCCGAGCTGCTGTCGATGCCGATGACGACCATCGGCCTGCTCGCCGACCGGGTCGTGCAGGCCACGGCGTCGGATCAGGCGCTGCCCGCCTTCGACCCGGTCCACCGGCCGGAACGGATGGCGTTCGTCGACGTCCTGAAGCTGCTGGAGGCGTACGGCGTGCTGCGGGCCGTGGACGGCGCGACCGAGGCGTATGTGGCTTCGGCGGAGGCCAAGGTGCTCTATCGGGTGGACACCACCTTGCTGATGAGGCTTCCCACGGCCCCGGTCGGAGCATCCCGGCTGGCCGTGCCGCCGGACGAGGTGCCGCTGCGGTTCGCGGAGCTGCTCGCCGGGCTGGTGCGGGAGCGGCGTTACGGCGCTGCCCCCGAGGCCGCCGGTGGCGGGGAGCGGGAGGAGGCACGAAGCGAGCCCGCGGCCGCCTCGGACACTCAGCGCAACCTGTGGCTGCGCCACTCGGTACTGCGCCGCCTCTTCGACGACCCCGTGCTCTACCGCGCGGACCTCACCGAGGAGGAGCTCGCGTACGTCACCTCCCTGACAGGGCGCCAGATCCTGCGCCGGTCGGTCGAGCAGGCCGGGTTCGTCCTGGAGGAACGGGCCGAGGGGTTCCTGCTCGTCGATCCGGACGCGCTCGCCACCGACCACCGCTTCCCCGACGACGCGTCCACCGCCCGGGTCGCCGCGCTCTTGCTTCTGGAGCCGGTCTGCTCCTCGCCCGGGGGAATGCTGCCGGAGCAGTTCGCCGAGGCCGGCGCCGATCTCCTCCGTCGCTTCCCCCGCTGGGCGAAGGCGTACCAGTCCGCGGACGGGGCGGTCCGGCTGGTCGAGGACGCAGTGCGGGTGCTGTGCGACGTCGGGCTGGTCCGACGGGCCGGGGGCCGCGTCGTCGCACGCCCGGCCGCGTACCGCTACCGTCTCGCCGGGACGACGAGCACCGAGGCAGACGACAGGCAAAGCCGCAGGCACAGGAACAGTCCGGGGACGGGCACGAACCCGCCTGCGACGACGAGTACGACACCCGCGTTCGACGGACCGGACGAAGGAGACCAGCAGTGA
- a CDS encoding CatB-related O-acetyltransferase, whose amino-acid sequence MSPDPTTVHPLPAHDRVVFLKPLVTSPNITVGEYTYYDDPDGATEFEHRNVRYAYGPERLTIGKYCAIATGTTFLMAGAAHPTMGVSTYPFTMFGGRWAEQTLDIVTAMPSRGDTVVGSDVWFGYRATVMPGVRIGDGAIIAAGAVVTADVPPYTIVGGNPAKPIRQRFDDADIERLRRAAWWDWPADLVTEHARTIMAGTPADIERIATEHGQGKSL is encoded by the coding sequence TTGTCCCCTGACCCGACCACCGTGCACCCGCTGCCCGCCCACGACCGCGTGGTGTTCCTCAAACCGCTGGTCACCTCACCGAACATCACCGTGGGCGAGTACACCTACTACGACGACCCGGACGGCGCCACGGAGTTCGAGCACCGCAACGTCCGCTACGCCTACGGCCCGGAACGCCTCACCATCGGCAAGTACTGCGCGATCGCCACCGGAACCACCTTCCTGATGGCCGGCGCCGCGCACCCGACGATGGGCGTCTCGACGTACCCGTTCACCATGTTCGGCGGCCGGTGGGCCGAGCAGACACTGGACATCGTCACCGCCATGCCCAGCCGCGGCGACACAGTCGTCGGCAGCGACGTCTGGTTCGGGTACCGGGCGACCGTCATGCCCGGCGTACGGATTGGCGACGGCGCCATCATCGCGGCCGGCGCCGTAGTCACCGCCGACGTCCCGCCCTACACGATCGTCGGCGGCAACCCGGCCAAACCGATCCGGCAGCGCTTCGACGACGCCGACATCGAGCGGCTGCGGCGCGCAGCCTGGTGGGACTGGCCCGCCGACCTGGTCACCGAACACGCCCGCACCATCATGGCCGGAACCCCGGCCGACATCGAACGCATCGCCACCGAGCACGGACAGGGGAAGTCCCTTTGA
- a CDS encoding TIGR02679 family protein has translation MTHSATPRGERALARTELHSLWQAVHDRLSSGRPVTRVRLGPLDDPQREALADLLGLDRLPDARPSVLLTRLEEAVAESCGRTVRDVVAELIGPLGDRASERRREEDERAALWAWLDGHSTVRAQPALADWTASCRAAGLVGSSTERTRALLTDALAVLTALPARGEPLPAFAARVLKGDSHALDDGTRLSSLVMRALAALFCTDPPQSAEGRRALWARAGIADDELSATVLAAGLRPDGDGPLARVARACAGAGQAASLTLAQLRAPGTFTLPTGTAPVVHIVENPSVLALALRRFGPGCPPLVCTSGWPNSAAIQLLRLLADHDAALRYHGDFDGEGIRIAAYVLDKTPARPWRMTAADYRAAAARTPHGPPPGRLTAAPWDPELTTAMTEHGIAVVEELIADILLDDLTDATRPAPGRQ, from the coding sequence ATGACACACAGCGCAACGCCCCGGGGCGAACGGGCCCTGGCCCGCACCGAACTGCACTCGCTGTGGCAGGCGGTCCACGACCGGCTCTCCTCCGGCCGGCCCGTCACCCGCGTGCGCCTCGGCCCCCTCGACGACCCCCAACGCGAAGCCCTCGCCGACCTCCTCGGCCTGGACCGTCTGCCGGACGCGCGCCCCTCCGTCCTTCTGACCCGCCTGGAGGAGGCGGTGGCCGAGAGCTGCGGCCGCACGGTACGGGACGTCGTCGCCGAACTGATCGGCCCACTCGGGGACCGGGCCTCCGAACGTCGCCGCGAGGAGGACGAACGGGCCGCCCTCTGGGCGTGGTTGGACGGCCACAGCACCGTACGGGCCCAGCCCGCGCTCGCCGACTGGACGGCCTCCTGCCGAGCCGCCGGCCTGGTCGGCAGCTCGACGGAGCGCACCCGCGCCCTGCTCACCGACGCGCTCGCGGTGCTCACGGCGCTGCCCGCCCGAGGAGAGCCGCTGCCCGCCTTCGCCGCCCGGGTCCTCAAGGGCGACTCCCACGCGCTGGACGACGGCACCCGCCTGTCCTCCCTCGTGATGCGCGCCCTGGCAGCCCTCTTCTGCACCGACCCGCCGCAGTCCGCCGAAGGCCGGCGTGCGCTCTGGGCCCGCGCGGGCATCGCCGACGACGAGTTGTCGGCCACCGTCCTCGCAGCCGGGCTCCGGCCCGACGGCGACGGGCCGCTCGCCCGCGTGGCACGAGCGTGCGCCGGGGCCGGCCAGGCGGCCAGCCTCACTCTCGCCCAGCTGCGCGCCCCGGGCACCTTCACCCTCCCCACGGGGACCGCGCCGGTCGTCCACATCGTGGAGAACCCCAGCGTGCTGGCCCTCGCCCTACGCCGCTTCGGGCCGGGCTGCCCGCCCCTCGTCTGCACATCGGGATGGCCCAACAGCGCGGCCATCCAGCTCCTTCGCCTCCTCGCGGACCACGATGCGGCTCTGCGCTACCACGGCGACTTCGACGGCGAAGGCATCCGCATCGCCGCGTACGTCCTGGACAAGACGCCCGCCCGACCCTGGCGCATGACCGCAGCGGACTACCGCGCCGCGGCAGCCCGCACACCGCACGGCCCTCCGCCCGGCCGTCTGACCGCGGCCCCTTGGGACCCGGAGCTGACCACGGCGATGACGGAGCACGGCATCGCCGTAGTCGAGGAGCTCATCGCCGACATACTCCTGGATGACCTGACCGATGCCACTCGGCCGGCGCCAGGACGGCAATGA
- a CDS encoding helix-turn-helix domain-containing protein — protein MTTDAFLADCRARLAFDLLSNTWNAVVLWALRDGPRRPAELRERIGGISSKVLTETLRRLQFNGLVDRQAHPDTPSRVEYQLTALGRTLLAPIDAVGAWAFEHGDEVMAAQEAACPSAPQSPPPR, from the coding sequence GTGACGACCGACGCCTTCCTCGCCGACTGCCGTGCCCGCCTCGCCTTCGACCTGCTCTCCAACACCTGGAATGCCGTGGTGCTCTGGGCGCTGCGCGACGGCCCCAGGCGCCCGGCCGAACTACGGGAGCGGATCGGGGGCATCAGCTCCAAGGTCCTCACCGAGACCCTGCGCCGGCTGCAGTTCAACGGACTGGTCGACCGGCAGGCACACCCCGACACACCATCACGGGTCGAGTACCAACTCACGGCTCTGGGCCGGACCTTGCTGGCGCCCATCGACGCCGTCGGCGCATGGGCCTTCGAGCACGGCGATGAGGTTATGGCAGCCCAGGAGGCAGCATGCCCTTCCGCCCCGCAGTCCCCTCCTCCTCGCTAG
- a CDS encoding TIGR02677 family protein — translation MRRVPPEMFRFTTGERSDLYGAVLDAFGAAGERLETALGLDAVREGLRAVGWLAAVEDEDLHEALKQLGRWGLLEVVQNHAENYRTAEEYERRNLQYSLTRRGEAALAGVRHALEVLASTGALQTAVLEAIADRLDELCVLAGEPASADRRIFSTLRELEGHLEALVENTKAFNGELQRLLRAEGADLEVFREVKAATVAYLQEFLINLDRRGQAVAAAVARVEVQGIGVLRERALRGAELPPVAGGDPAAGWLESRRARWAGLRSWFLPEEGVRPRIEQLHDIARRAIVSLLQVLERINESRRRSSSAVQDFRELARWFAAAPGEEDLHRLWSAAFGLGSARHAHLAHPDPELIPSSLPWSQAPPVEVSALLRTSGRTERFTRTARVRDVAAVKAERAEQARRERAELARAWADLATEGPVRLSSFQELDTAVFARLLDLLGRAMSTRPDAVGVRRSTTGDGRVEIALSPPPDGRTAVLRTARGVLAGPDYVVCITAAGGAGALPTPRAARREVAG, via the coding sequence GTGCGCAGGGTTCCACCGGAGATGTTCCGGTTCACGACGGGTGAGAGGTCCGATCTGTACGGAGCGGTGCTGGACGCCTTCGGTGCGGCCGGTGAGCGCCTGGAAACGGCCTTGGGGCTCGACGCCGTACGGGAGGGGCTGCGCGCCGTGGGGTGGCTGGCGGCGGTCGAGGACGAGGATCTGCACGAGGCGCTGAAGCAGCTGGGGCGCTGGGGGCTTCTGGAAGTGGTCCAGAACCACGCGGAGAACTACCGCACGGCCGAGGAGTACGAACGCCGCAATCTGCAGTATTCCCTGACCCGTCGAGGTGAGGCCGCGCTCGCCGGGGTGCGGCACGCGCTGGAGGTCCTCGCCTCGACGGGGGCGCTACAGACCGCCGTGCTGGAGGCGATCGCGGATCGTCTCGACGAGCTGTGCGTCCTGGCCGGTGAGCCCGCCTCGGCCGATCGCCGGATCTTCAGCACGCTGCGGGAGTTGGAGGGGCACCTGGAGGCGCTGGTGGAGAACACCAAGGCGTTCAACGGTGAGTTGCAGCGGCTGCTGCGCGCCGAGGGCGCGGACCTGGAGGTGTTCCGCGAGGTGAAGGCCGCCACCGTCGCGTATCTGCAGGAGTTCCTGATCAACCTGGACCGGCGCGGTCAGGCAGTGGCCGCTGCCGTGGCCCGGGTGGAGGTCCAGGGAATAGGCGTGCTGCGCGAGCGGGCCCTGCGGGGAGCCGAGCTGCCGCCGGTGGCAGGTGGGGATCCCGCGGCCGGCTGGCTGGAGAGCCGGCGGGCGCGCTGGGCGGGCCTGCGGTCCTGGTTCCTACCGGAGGAGGGCGTGCGGCCGCGGATCGAGCAGCTGCACGACATCGCCCGGCGGGCCATCGTCTCCCTCTTGCAGGTCCTGGAGCGGATCAACGAATCGCGGCGCCGCTCCTCCAGTGCCGTGCAGGACTTCCGGGAACTGGCGCGCTGGTTCGCCGCGGCTCCGGGAGAGGAGGATCTGCACCGGTTGTGGTCGGCGGCATTCGGCCTGGGTTCGGCACGGCACGCCCATCTCGCCCACCCCGACCCGGAGTTGATCCCTTCGTCGCTGCCGTGGTCCCAGGCCCCGCCCGTGGAGGTGTCGGCACTGCTGCGTACGAGCGGCAGGACCGAGCGGTTCACGCGTACGGCCAGGGTGCGGGATGTCGCGGCGGTCAAAGCGGAGCGAGCCGAGCAGGCCCGCAGGGAACGCGCCGAACTCGCCCGCGCATGGGCTGATTTGGCGACGGAGGGGCCGGTGCGGCTGTCCTCCTTTCAGGAGCTGGACACCGCCGTCTTCGCCCGGCTGCTCGATCTCCTGGGCCGAGCCATGTCCACCCGGCCGGATGCCGTGGGAGTGCGGCGCTCGACCACCGGCGACGGCCGGGTGGAGATCGCCCTGTCCCCTCCGCCGGACGGTCGCACCGCCGTCCTCCGTACCGCAAGGGGCGTGCTTGCCGGGCCGGACTACGTCGTGTGCATCACGGCGGCAGGTGGAGCGGGCGCGTTGCCGACGCCACGCGCCGCACGGCGGGAGGTGGCGGGATGA